A window of the Sabethes cyaneus chromosome 1, idSabCyanKW18_F2, whole genome shotgun sequence genome harbors these coding sequences:
- the LOC128746359 gene encoding gastrula zinc finger protein XlCGF7.1-like, with protein sequence MIPAVRFGGVPATRPDTHGNGSDAETKADKQKHTCNICSTEFKSVSALSVHRKDHSDERPFQSFSSILSFISQKRVSTSEEKIITREKFNDFFKCDVCDAKFAKKYNLTLHKRTHDRDFQCQTCGKGFERNTTLTAHMRCHEIEPHKCDVCNSTFTRKYALMVHRRTHTAERPFECNICSKAFSTSSRLKNHKAAVHLRENNFKCPTCGKEFHLNTLLTRHLKTHNADRRPQSTVCPVCRKIFTQQHNLVSHVRSHSTERPFKCDICGATFKTPASLTTHRKLNTSGVPYRCEMCGARFCRKGYLENHKKIH encoded by the coding sequence TAGTGATGCGGAAACTAAAGCGGACAAGCAGAAACACACTTGCAACATCTGCAGCACTGAATTTAAGAGCGTAAGCGCACTCTCGGTGCACAGAAAAGATCACAGCGACGAACGACCATTCCAATCGTTTAGCTCCATTCTAAGCTTTATCAGTCAAAAGCGCGTAAGCACATCAGAGGAGAAAATAATTACACGTGAAAAattcaacgatttttttaaatgtgacGTTTGTGATGCCAAGTTTGCTAAAAAGTACAATCTCACACTTCACAAGAGAACACATGACAGGGACTTTCAGTGCCAGACCTGTGGAAAAGGTTTCGAACGTAATACTACGCTCACAGCCCATATGCGCTGTCACGAAATTGAGCCACACAAATGTGACGTCTGTAACAGTACATTTACCAGAAAATATGCTCTCATGGTGCACAGGAGAACTCACACCGCCGAGCGACCGTTTGAGTGTAACATCTGCAGCAAAGCTTTCAGCACATCCAGCCGTCTTAAAAATCACAAAGCTGCAGTTCATTTACGAGAAAATAACTTCAAATGTCCGACATGTGGTAAGGAGTTTCACTTGAATACACTTCTAACACGACACCTAAAAACGCACAATGCGGACCGCCGTCCGCAGTCGACCGTATGCCCGGTTTGCCGAAAGATCTTCACACAGCAGCATAATCTCGTTAGTCATGTGCGCAGTCACAGCACGGAACGACCGTTCAAGTGCGACATCTGCGGGGCAACGTTTAAGACGCCGGCCAGTCTAACTACTCACAGAAAGCTGAACACATCCGGCGTACCGTACCGGTGTGAAATGTGCGGTGCACGGTTCTGTCGAAAGGGCTACTTGGAGAACCATAAGAAGATTCACTAG
- the LOC128746360 gene encoding zinc finger protein 287-like, whose product MNDDSKEFGPVKLVEGIAIKAEEANITDILDAEANSQKTTNDRCSGEGAFSIASAEVEASGEVKHEPPLEIIDGNDGTETSSTLVPAEVNGETATSNSSDAESFQPNHARGDRSKSLVGHVDNNQWKKHDCTICDKPCVTKSRLKIHMGKHTGERPFKCDKCGKTFITTGARTVHLVVHSGEKNFKCEICSKSFTYKALLKNHQARHGERPHGCSVCGKRFIFRRDLVTHTACHTEDRPFACDVCGSAFKSAQYLYSHKKRHSSERPHKCSTCGKTFRFRQALDAHMISHSEERPFKCDVCDSAFKTATNLNIHIDRHSAERSHKCSICGKGFTIRPTLLAHMRSHDKKRFDCDICGSSYKTGAILGSHKRSHMSVESYKCDICGGQYVSSRTLKAHKKLHTTERRFQCGCARKFPSYEALKQHRQSDCKDRPFKCTVCGETFRTEKILQLHFRQHGKGSQQCTICSKWRIDLNVHMRSHEKNGLFVEKKYIC is encoded by the exons ATGAATGATGATTCGAAAGAATTCGGCCCGGTAAAGCTGGTAGAGGGAATTGCGATAAAAGCGGAAGAAGCTAACATCACCGACATTCTGGATGCAGAGGCCAACTCGCAGAAAACGACCAACGACCGGTGCTCCGGGGAGGGAGCTTTCTCGATCGCCTCCGCAGAGGTGGAGGCTAGCGGTGAAGTGAAACATGAACCTCCGTTAGAGATTATTGATGGAAATGATGGAACAGAAACCTCTTCTACATTGGTGCCTGCAGAAGTCAATGGAGAAACCGCAACATCTAATTCCag CGATGCGGAGAGCTTCCAACCGAACCACGCCCGTGGTGACCGAAGTAAAAGTTTAGTGGGGCATGTGGACAACAATCAATGGAAGAAGCACGATTGCACCATTTGTGACAAACCATGCGTTACAAAAAGCAGACTCAAGATCCACATGGGAAAACATACCGGAGAGCGGCCGTTTAAATGTGACAAATGCGGTAAAACATTTATCACAACTGGCGCGCGAACTGTTCATTTGGTGGTTCACAGTGGAGAGAAAAACTTTAAATGTGAAATTTGCAGCAAAAGTTTTACCTACAAGGCACTGTTAAAAAATCACCAAGCAAGACACGGCGAGCGTCCGCATGGGTGCTCAGTTTGCGGGAAAAGATTCATATTTCGTAGAGATCTAGTAACTCACACGGCCTGCCACACCGAAGACCGGCCGTTCGCGTGTGATGTTTGCGGTTCAGCCTTCAAGTCGGCTCAATATCTGTATTCTCACAAGAAAAGGCACAGCTCGGAGCGTCCCCACAAGTGTTCGACTTGCGGAAAAACGTTCCGATTTCGCCAAGCACTGGATGCCCACATGATCAGTCACAGCGAGGAACGGCCATTCAAATGCGATGTTTGCGATTCAGCCTTTAAAACAGCTACTAACTTAAACATTCACATAGACAGACATTCAGCGGAACGTTCGCACAAGTGTTCGATTTGCGGGAAAGGATTTACCATCCGTCCGACGCTCCTAGCCCACATGCGCAGTCACGACAAGAAGCGATTCGATTGCGACATTTGCGGTTCGTCATACAAGACTGGTGCTATTCTAGGTAGTCACAAACGGTCCCACATGAGCGTGGAGTCATACAAGTGCGACATATGCGGCGGACAGTACGTCAGCAGCAGAACTCTTAAAGCTCACAAAAAGCTACACACAACCGAACGGAGGTTCCAGTGTGGCTGCGCAAGGAAGTTTCCCTCCTACGAAGCTCTCAAGCAGCACAGGCAGAGCGACTGTAAAGATCGACCGTTCAAGTGTACGGTGTGCGGGGAAACTTTTCGCACCGAGAAAATTCTTCAGCTGCACTTTCGCCAGCACGGCAAAGGTTCACAACAATGCACGATCTGTTCCAAATGGAGGATTGACCTGAACGTTCACATGCGGTCCCACGAAAAGAACGGTCTCTTTGTTGAGAAAAAGTATATTTGCTAG